Proteins encoded together in one Lachnospiraceae bacterium JLR.KK008 window:
- a CDS encoding class I SAM-dependent methyltransferase produces MGRCLVCGEVLYEEPLLEFDHMPASAQDIPDLSSVEQDCGISLALYQCQGCGLVQFDCEPVAYYRDVIRSGGYSTTMAALRKKQYAHFIETYHLQGKKFIEVGCGQGEFLSVLSEFPVMAYGVEHKHELVQKARNIGLCVEDGFLDNRQQRLENGPFDAFLSFNFLEHQPDPNGMLQGICQNLTAEGMGLITVPSLEYILEHNGYYELIRDHLAYYTFDTLRFVLQKNGFEVLEQEIVNRDTLSMIVRKKQRIDVEKIKASYQSVCQELNQYTDSLKKAGKRVAIWGASHQGFTLAATAGLAGQVEYMIDSAPFKQNRFAPASHIPIISPEEAQNRPTDAIIIMAPGYTKEIAGVIREKFDSETEIMVMKTRSLQRYEDISS; encoded by the coding sequence ATGGGAAGATGTCTTGTATGTGGGGAAGTATTGTATGAGGAGCCGTTATTGGAGTTTGACCATATGCCCGCTTCTGCGCAGGATATTCCTGATCTTTCTTCTGTAGAGCAAGACTGCGGAATTTCTCTGGCTCTCTATCAGTGCCAGGGCTGCGGTCTGGTGCAGTTTGACTGTGAGCCGGTAGCCTATTACAGGGATGTGATCCGGTCAGGTGGATACTCGACGACAATGGCAGCGCTGCGAAAAAAACAGTATGCGCATTTCATTGAAACGTATCATTTGCAGGGGAAAAAGTTTATCGAGGTCGGCTGCGGTCAGGGAGAATTTTTATCTGTCTTATCAGAATTTCCGGTCATGGCATATGGAGTAGAACACAAGCATGAGCTGGTGCAGAAGGCAAGGAACATTGGCCTGTGCGTGGAGGATGGATTTCTGGATAACAGACAGCAGAGACTGGAAAACGGTCCGTTTGATGCGTTTCTGTCTTTTAATTTTCTGGAGCACCAGCCTGACCCCAATGGTATGTTGCAGGGCATCTGCCAAAACCTGACAGCGGAAGGCATGGGGCTGATCACAGTTCCCAGTCTGGAATATATTTTGGAGCATAACGGATATTATGAGCTGATCAGAGATCATCTGGCTTATTATACGTTTGACACACTGCGCTTTGTGCTGCAGAAAAACGGGTTTGAGGTATTGGAGCAAGAGATTGTAAACAGAGACACGCTGTCGATGATCGTCAGAAAAAAACAGCGGATCGACGTAGAAAAAATCAAGGCCAGTTATCAGTCTGTCTGTCAGGAATTGAATCAATATACGGACAGCCTGAAAAAAGCGGGAAAGAGGGTTGCAATCTGGGGAGCCAGTCATCAGGGATTTACTTTGGCGGCAACGGCCGGTCTGGCAGGCCAGGTGGAATATATGATTGATTCGGCGCCTTTTAAACAGAACCGATTTGCACCAGCTTCGCATATACCGATCATATCCCCGGAGGAAGCACAGAATCGCCCGACAGATGCCATCATTATTATGGCCCCGGGATATACGAAGGAGATTGCAGGAGTAATCAGAGAGAAATTTGACAGTGAGACAGAGATCATGGTCATGAAGACAAGATCTCTGCAGAGATATGAGGATATAAGTTCATGA